From the Paenibacillus sp. MMS20-IR301 genome, the window CTGACGGCCTGGTATATACCTTCCACCTGCGTGATGCACAATGGAGCAACGGCGACCCTGTAGAAGCTGCTGACTTCCTCCGCGCCTGGAAAATCGTGCTGGATCCTAACACTGATCCAACTGCACCTTACGCATACCAATTGTACTACCTGAAGAATGCTGAAGAATATTATGGAAAGAAAGTTACAGATTTCAACGAAGTTGGCGTAAAAGTTGTTGACGCGAAAACTCTGGAAGTTACGCTGAAAGCACCAACTCCTTACTTCCTTGGACTTCTGTCCTTCTATACTTATTACCCTGTACACAAATCCGTTGAGGGTAATGCTAAATGGGCAACTAACAAAGACACTATGATTACTAACGGTGCGTTCACACTGACTGAATGGACTACCGGCCAATCCCTGCAAGTAAGCAAGAATGATAAGTACTGGGATGCTGCTAACATCAAACTTAGCAAAATCGACTTCTCCCTGGTTAACAGCGGCGCAACTGAACTGCTGAGCTACAAGAACGGCGAACTTGACCGCGCTGGTGCACCACACGGTGAAATCCCGCAGGAACAGATTCCAATCGTTCAAAAAGAGCTTCCTAACGAGTTCCAAAGAAAAGGTATTGCAAGTACTTACTACTATGAGTTCAACATCACTGAAAAACCTTTCGACAACGTAAAAATCCGTAAAGCTTTGGCGATGACTGTTAACCGTCAAGCGCTGATCGACAACGTAACACTGGGCGGACAGCTTCCGGCATTCGGTTTCGTACCTCCGGGTATCGCCGGCGCTGACGGCGAATTCCGTAATGCTGTTAAAGACAGCTACTTCACAGAAGATACAGAAGCAGCTAAGAAATTGCTTGCTGAAGGTCTGGCTGAAGAAGGTCTGACT encodes:
- a CDS encoding peptide ABC transporter substrate-binding protein: MKKSKSLLLMFALVLVIGTVLAGCGGNNNANSGTNAAATNAGGNTNTGNATGEEKLAADQTLRVNLTAEPPTFDPAQAQDSQANTVLKTMYEGLTRMNDETGQAEPGIAESWDISADGLVYTFHLRDAQWSNGDPVEAADFLRAWKIVLDPNTDPTAPYAYQLYYLKNAEEYYGKKVTDFNEVGVKVVDAKTLEVTLKAPTPYFLGLLSFYTYYPVHKSVEGNAKWATNKDTMITNGAFTLTEWTTGQSLQVSKNDKYWDAANIKLSKIDFSLVNSGATELLSYKNGELDRAGAPHGEIPQEQIPIVQKELPNEFQRKGIASTYYYEFNITEKPFDNVKIRKALAMTVNRQALIDNVTLGGQLPAFGFVPPGIAGADGEFRNAVKDSYFTEDTEAAKKLLAEGLAEEGLTELPPVELSYNTSEGHKKIALAVADMWKQALGITVNTVNQEWAVFIDNRQNLNYQIARAGWTADYNDPMTFLDMWVTGGGNNDTGYANPEYDKLIADAKASSDLAARQEMFAKAEKMIIEDDMILIPFYYYTNNSLTKEYLKGVTLDFSGAIDFTRGYLLEH